The Methylomonas koyamae genome has a segment encoding these proteins:
- a CDS encoding energy transducer TonB — protein MLTPRADQNGFVIARNPPAPFAAKGLRSESAPAAGDYHKERSSNLSVLAAILSAVAAMHFFGVRCLFCPSMAQAVAQPIAMQVSTIKIRAAQTAPARPAPPQAAKPAKKKPQPKPKLKTIVPQAPASDFSAFDQVLDQAPKTENPISRPELAPDAAAGGERPAFTEAYLSAAYQHNPKPEYPSIARSRGWQGKVLLRVQVDAEGRAEAVALEQSCGHDMLDESALEAVKQWRFVPAKRDDIAVASSVLVPIIFSLQDDPPLS, from the coding sequence GTGCTAACTCCCAGAGCTGACCAAAACGGATTTGTTATTGCTCGAAACCCGCCGGCGCCGTTCGCCGCCAAAGGTCTGCGGAGCGAGTCCGCGCCCGCCGCCGGTGACTACCACAAGGAGCGTTCGTCTAACCTTTCGGTTTTGGCGGCGATCCTGTCGGCCGTGGCCGCGATGCATTTTTTCGGCGTCCGCTGCTTGTTCTGCCCCAGTATGGCCCAGGCGGTCGCGCAACCGATAGCGATGCAAGTTTCCACCATCAAGATCCGGGCGGCGCAGACGGCGCCGGCCCGGCCAGCGCCGCCGCAAGCGGCCAAACCGGCCAAGAAAAAGCCGCAACCCAAGCCCAAACTGAAAACCATCGTCCCCCAAGCGCCGGCCTCCGATTTTTCGGCGTTCGATCAGGTCCTGGATCAGGCCCCGAAAACCGAAAATCCCATCAGCCGGCCCGAGCTTGCCCCGGATGCCGCCGCCGGCGGCGAACGTCCGGCGTTCACCGAGGCCTACTTGAGCGCGGCTTATCAACACAACCCGAAACCCGAATATCCGAGCATTGCCCGCAGCCGGGGCTGGCAGGGCAAGGTCTTGCTGCGGGTGCAGGTGGACGCCGAGGGCCGCGCCGAAGCCGTCGCGCTGGAGCAAAGTTGCGGCCACGACATGCTCGACGAGTCGGCGCTGGAGGCCGTCAAACAATGGCGATTCGTGCCGGCCAAGCGCGACGACATCGCCGTCGCCAGCTCGGTATTGGTGCCGATCATTTTCTCGCTGCAAGACGATCCGCCGCTTTCCTGA
- the thiS gene encoding sulfur carrier protein ThiS, which translates to MKILVNGDSREIGENATVADLIAELGLAGKRIAVELNKEILPFTQHATQRLQADDRLEIVQAIGGGQDDFFTLAGKQYRSRLLVGTGKYKDLEETRLATEASGAEIVTVAIRRTNIGQNPGEPNLLDVISPDKYTILPNTAGCYTADDAVRTCRLARELLGGHKLVKLEVLADQLTLFPDVAETYVAAELLVKDGFDVMVYTNDDPIAAKRLEDIGCVAVMPLAAPIGSGLGIRNPYNILTIVENAKVPILVDAGVGTASDAAIAMELGCDGVLMNTAIAAAKNPVLMASAMKKGIEAGREAFLAGRMPRKRFASASSPIDGLFL; encoded by the coding sequence ATGAAAATACTGGTTAACGGCGATAGCCGGGAAATCGGCGAAAACGCTACCGTTGCCGACCTGATTGCCGAGCTGGGCTTGGCCGGCAAACGTATCGCGGTCGAATTGAACAAAGAAATTCTGCCCTTTACCCAACACGCAACCCAGCGGCTGCAAGCCGACGACCGGCTGGAGATCGTCCAAGCCATCGGCGGCGGCCAGGACGATTTTTTCACGCTGGCCGGCAAACAATACCGCTCGCGTTTATTGGTCGGCACCGGCAAATACAAGGATTTGGAAGAAACCCGGCTAGCGACCGAAGCCAGCGGCGCCGAAATCGTCACCGTGGCGATCCGCCGCACCAACATCGGTCAGAATCCCGGCGAACCCAACTTACTGGATGTCATTTCGCCGGACAAATACACGATCCTACCCAACACCGCCGGCTGTTACACCGCCGACGACGCGGTACGCACCTGCCGGCTGGCGCGCGAGTTGCTGGGCGGCCATAAACTGGTCAAGCTGGAAGTGTTGGCCGACCAATTAACCTTGTTCCCCGACGTTGCCGAAACCTACGTTGCCGCCGAATTGCTGGTCAAGGACGGTTTCGACGTGATGGTCTACACCAACGACGACCCGATTGCCGCCAAGCGGCTGGAAGACATCGGTTGCGTCGCCGTGATGCCGTTGGCCGCACCCATCGGCTCCGGCTTGGGTATCCGTAACCCCTACAACATTCTGACCATCGTCGAAAACGCCAAGGTGCCGATTTTGGTCGATGCCGGCGTCGGTACGGCTTCCGATGCGGCAATCGCGATGGAACTGGGCTGCGACGGCGTATTGATGAACACCGCGATTGCCGCTGCGAAAAACCCGGTGTTGATGGCCTCGGCCATGAAAAAAGGCATCGAAGCCGGCCGCGAAGCTTTCCTGGCCGGACGCATGCCGCGCAAACGTTTTGCCTCGGCGTCTTCGCCAATTGACGGGTTGTTTTTGTAG
- a CDS encoding sensor histidine kinase, giving the protein MSLRKRLGRGLIAVLGAIFILHWLAADWIIRSAAEKQMANRLADDGYSLLESLGYSDDEQVTFHGVHISSVYNRRLSGHYYLVKVDAQGYPSPSLLDFPLAVEPVGPEQSMLYHAAGPEQTPLLVLTLGAVRFGHRINISVAEDLSAVDHDITAIRVAYLGLTLLILFSAIGLLRWDIQRALRPLATVRAELEQVAGGGRQHIGSEVPAEVQPLVEEINHLLELVARRLQQSRTAMGNLAHALKSPMALLLRTGEDPHFDGRPDLRARLDEQSQAIRHCIERELKRARIAGDQQAAPAFNPHSEIIALKKTLRAIYADKPLDIQITAPKQLLHFDREDMMEILGNLLDNACKWARQRIDVELALDGGVAIRVADDGPGCRSDDLAYLTQRGRRLDESVQGHGLGLGIVADIVGSYRGSLAFGRSKTLGGFLATVTLPLHR; this is encoded by the coding sequence ATGTCCTTGCGCAAGCGCCTGGGCCGCGGCCTGATCGCGGTGTTGGGGGCGATTTTTATCCTGCATTGGCTAGCTGCCGACTGGATCATCCGCAGCGCCGCCGAAAAGCAAATGGCCAACCGCTTGGCCGACGACGGCTACTCGCTGCTGGAGTCTTTGGGCTACAGCGACGACGAGCAAGTCACTTTCCACGGCGTTCACATCAGTTCGGTCTACAACCGCCGGTTGTCCGGCCATTATTATCTGGTCAAGGTCGATGCCCAGGGCTACCCGTCGCCGTCTTTGCTGGATTTTCCGTTGGCGGTCGAACCCGTCGGACCGGAGCAGTCGATGCTTTACCATGCGGCCGGCCCCGAGCAAACGCCGCTGCTGGTCTTGACCTTGGGCGCGGTCCGTTTCGGCCATCGGATCAACATCAGCGTGGCCGAAGACCTGTCGGCGGTTGACCACGACATCACCGCCATTCGCGTGGCCTATTTGGGTTTGACCTTGCTGATATTGTTCAGCGCCATCGGCTTGCTGCGCTGGGACATCCAGCGCGCGCTGCGTCCGCTGGCCACGGTGCGCGCCGAACTGGAGCAGGTGGCCGGCGGCGGCAGGCAACATATCGGCAGCGAGGTGCCGGCGGAAGTCCAACCGCTGGTCGAGGAAATCAACCATTTGCTGGAATTGGTGGCGCGCCGCCTGCAACAGTCGCGCACCGCGATGGGCAATCTGGCGCACGCGCTGAAATCGCCGATGGCCCTATTGCTGAGAACCGGCGAAGACCCGCATTTCGATGGCCGACCGGACCTGCGTGCGCGCCTGGACGAGCAAAGCCAGGCCATTCGCCATTGCATCGAACGCGAGTTGAAACGGGCGCGGATCGCCGGCGACCAGCAGGCGGCGCCGGCCTTCAACCCGCATAGCGAAATCATCGCCTTAAAAAAGACCCTGCGGGCGATATACGCCGACAAGCCGCTGGACATTCAGATCACCGCGCCCAAGCAACTGCTGCATTTCGATCGGGAAGACATGATGGAAATTCTCGGCAATCTGTTGGATAACGCCTGCAAATGGGCCAGGCAACGGATTGATGTCGAATTGGCGCTGGACGGCGGCGTGGCGATACGGGTCGCCGACGACGGCCCCGGCTGCCGAAGCGACGACTTGGCCTACCTGACCCAACGCGGCCGGCGCCTGGATGAGTCGGTGCAAGGCCACGGCCTGGGTTTGGGCATTGTCGCGGACATTGTCGGCAGTTATCGAGGTTCGCTGGCATTCGGCCGCAGCAAAACGCTTGGCGGATTTTTGGCGACGGTGACCTTGCCCTTGCACCGCTAG
- a CDS encoding ATP-binding protein, with protein sequence MAKRLRLAPRSLKKQLLLSLLSSLVLVWGVTAYVNYRQTRDEIAELFNAELAQSARVVHAFVENMLRQRALTKLWEREKTPELFDTPILGHKYERKIAFQLRSVKDGVILRSESAPEFALSLVRNGYSETAINEQLWHVFSLSSENGEYVIHVGQRDDIRRQLVESIAGQQIVGFLIALPILGAVIWWIVSRTLSPVNRLRGELASREAGYLQPLSEQSLPDEIRPVVQQINSLFAMLEQAFANERNFTSDASHELRTPLAGLHTQLQVAQKTVDPAMRAQAIAKAQQAVVRMTHLVQQLLTLSRVQHQAGIAMQRVDAYQAMADTIADLDHLAHAKRIDLELQGEAGLAVEANPQLLQILLRNLLDNAVKYTPEGGLVRASCRREDGWVCLTVDDDGPGVADSEYERLSQRFYRCIETANTAEGSGLGLSIAQRIVALHGAEIGFAKSALGGLQARLRLVAADGPT encoded by the coding sequence ATGGCCAAGCGTCTGCGGCTGGCGCCGCGTTCGTTGAAAAAGCAGTTGTTGCTGTCGCTGCTGTCTTCTCTAGTGCTGGTCTGGGGCGTCACCGCTTACGTCAATTACCGGCAGACCCGCGACGAAATCGCCGAGCTGTTCAATGCAGAATTGGCGCAATCGGCACGGGTGGTGCACGCCTTCGTCGAAAACATGCTGCGTCAGCGGGCGTTGACCAAGCTGTGGGAGCGCGAGAAAACCCCGGAGTTGTTCGATACCCCGATTCTCGGCCACAAATACGAACGCAAAATTGCCTTCCAGTTACGCTCGGTCAAGGACGGCGTGATCCTGCGTTCGGAAAGCGCACCCGAATTTGCATTGTCGCTGGTCCGTAACGGCTACAGCGAAACGGCAATCAACGAACAGCTCTGGCACGTATTCAGCCTGAGCAGCGAAAACGGCGAGTATGTGATCCACGTCGGCCAACGCGACGACATCCGCCGGCAACTGGTGGAGAGCATCGCCGGCCAGCAAATCGTCGGATTCCTGATTGCATTGCCGATCTTAGGCGCGGTGATCTGGTGGATCGTCAGCCGCACGCTGTCGCCGGTCAACCGCTTGCGGGGGGAATTGGCCAGCCGCGAGGCCGGCTACCTGCAGCCGTTGTCGGAACAGAGCTTACCGGACGAGATTCGGCCGGTGGTGCAGCAAATCAACAGCCTGTTCGCCATGCTGGAGCAAGCCTTCGCCAACGAACGCAATTTTACCTCCGACGCCTCGCACGAATTGCGCACGCCGTTGGCGGGCCTGCACACCCAATTGCAGGTGGCGCAAAAAACCGTCGACCCCGCCATGCGCGCCCAGGCTATCGCCAAGGCACAGCAGGCGGTAGTCCGAATGACGCATCTGGTGCAACAACTGTTAACCTTGTCGCGAGTGCAACACCAGGCCGGGATTGCGATGCAGCGGGTCGACGCCTACCAGGCCATGGCCGATACCATTGCCGATCTGGACCATCTGGCGCACGCCAAACGCATCGACCTGGAATTGCAGGGCGAAGCGGGCCTGGCGGTCGAAGCGAATCCGCAATTGCTGCAAATCTTATTGCGCAACCTGCTGGATAACGCCGTCAAATACACGCCGGAAGGCGGTTTGGTGCGGGCAAGTTGCCGCCGCGAAGATGGTTGGGTTTGCCTTACGGTAGACGACGACGGGCCGGGTGTGGCCGATAGCGAATACGAACGCCTGAGCCAGCGTTTTTACCGATGCATAGAAACCGCGAACACCGCCGAGGGCAGCGGTTTGGGTTTATCGATTGCCCAGCGCATCGTCGCCTTGCACGGCGCCGAGATCGGCTTCGCCAAATCGGCGCTGGGCGGCTTGCAAGCCCGGCTGCGTTTGGTTGCAGCGGATGGGCCGACTTAG
- a CDS encoding LPXTG cell wall anchor domain-containing protein translates to MTNLRFPAFWLSALLCAVLLSGCDKLGFGAKQSNALGNRPDLDCIIANDFYAVHFSAYLQPDKNDKTADAKAAFVPFCQQIPRAGKMFFTADLIDRDIRSTPIGIRLVEVEKTGQKAPDDIREIRTVTEIPAKLYPKGAVEAQADVDKTGDYVLYLLIGDAIEEDDKFRVALEVGVAPGGSQTPWLAIGGVATAIALVATFLIFLIRRRRKAAAEQE, encoded by the coding sequence ATGACAAATCTCAGATTTCCCGCATTTTGGTTGTCGGCGCTGCTCTGCGCCGTGTTACTGAGCGGTTGCGACAAACTGGGTTTCGGCGCCAAACAATCCAATGCCTTGGGCAACCGACCGGACCTGGACTGCATCATCGCCAACGATTTTTACGCCGTCCACTTCAGCGCTTATCTGCAGCCTGACAAGAACGACAAAACCGCCGACGCCAAAGCCGCTTTCGTGCCGTTTTGCCAGCAAATCCCGCGCGCCGGCAAAATGTTTTTCACCGCCGATTTGATCGACCGCGACATCCGCAGTACACCGATCGGCATTCGCTTGGTGGAAGTCGAGAAAACCGGGCAGAAAGCGCCGGACGACATTCGCGAAATTCGCACCGTGACCGAAATCCCGGCCAAGCTGTATCCGAAAGGCGCCGTCGAAGCCCAGGCCGATGTCGATAAAACCGGCGATTACGTGTTGTACCTGCTGATCGGCGATGCGATAGAGGAAGACGATAAATTCCGCGTCGCACTGGAAGTCGGCGTGGCGCCGGGCGGTTCGCAGACGCCGTGGTTGGCGATCGGCGGCGTCGCTACCGCGATCGCACTGGTGGCGACCTTTCTGATCTTTTTGATCCGCCGCCGACGTAAAGCCGCCGCAGAACAGGAATAA
- a CDS encoding sialidase family protein, translating into MSNSPAAFCWMPLLAVAVLSGCGEPLELGPAAAKPLAAAASVPVDLQGLHLQSVASFDVYLDRNTVHAAFVATAADTKTLYTAYVYSEDGGRHWSSPQAIAPAAGRPIESKAGNDIQIAASGEKLLAVWQATGELPGMGPLASAYSTDGGQTWTAGAKPTGSDADQSHPDLLADADGRFHAVWLDDRDENGYQGLRYARSSDAGQHWELAQTIDDTSCSCCWNRLATGAGGSINTLYRDMVPRDMALAQSADAGASWHRASTVGAFGWQFDGCPHNGGGLALAGDGSLHSVVWTGAENRVGLYHMQSGDNGASWTPPQRLGEGPAFHADIAAGAGRLVAVWDALGPEGSRVYISESADNGRNWLPARQLAPASASFPRIVATPNGFLAMWLEQSPTGKQWSAAVLQ; encoded by the coding sequence ATGTCGAATTCGCCGGCCGCTTTTTGTTGGATGCCGTTATTGGCCGTTGCGGTATTGTCCGGTTGCGGCGAGCCGCTCGAACTTGGGCCGGCCGCCGCAAAGCCGCTGGCTGCGGCGGCATCCGTACCTGTCGATCTGCAAGGCTTGCATTTGCAAAGCGTCGCCAGTTTCGATGTTTACCTGGACCGGAATACGGTGCACGCCGCGTTCGTCGCCACGGCCGCCGATACTAAAACACTCTATACCGCGTACGTGTATTCCGAGGACGGCGGCAGGCATTGGTCGTCGCCGCAAGCCATCGCGCCGGCCGCCGGCCGCCCCATCGAATCCAAAGCCGGCAACGACATCCAAATCGCCGCCAGCGGCGAAAAACTGCTGGCGGTTTGGCAAGCCACCGGCGAACTGCCGGGCATGGGGCCGCTGGCCAGCGCGTATTCCACCGACGGCGGGCAAACCTGGACGGCCGGCGCCAAACCGACCGGCAGCGACGCCGACCAATCCCATCCCGATTTGCTGGCCGACGCCGACGGCCGCTTCCACGCCGTCTGGCTGGACGACCGGGACGAAAACGGCTACCAAGGGCTGCGTTACGCCCGCTCCAGCGACGCGGGACAACATTGGGAGTTGGCGCAAACCATAGACGACACCAGTTGTTCCTGTTGCTGGAACCGTTTGGCGACGGGGGCTGGCGGCAGCATCAATACGCTGTACCGGGACATGGTGCCGCGCGACATGGCTTTGGCGCAGTCGGCCGACGCCGGCGCGAGTTGGCATCGGGCCAGTACGGTCGGCGCTTTCGGTTGGCAGTTCGACGGTTGCCCGCATAACGGCGGCGGTTTGGCGCTGGCCGGCGACGGATCGCTGCACAGCGTGGTCTGGACCGGCGCGGAAAACCGGGTTGGGTTGTATCATATGCAGTCCGGCGATAACGGCGCCAGTTGGACGCCGCCGCAACGCTTGGGCGAAGGCCCGGCGTTCCATGCCGATATCGCCGCCGGCGCCGGCCGGCTGGTGGCGGTGTGGGATGCGTTGGGGCCGGAGGGTTCGCGGGTCTATATCAGCGAATCGGCCGATAACGGCCGGAACTGGTTACCGGCTAGACAATTAGCGCCCGCCTCGGCATCCTTTCCGCGCATCGTCGCCACGCCGAACGGTTTTTTAGCGATGTGGCTGGAACAGTCCCCGACCGGCAAACAATGGTCTGCAGCAGTTTTACAATGA
- a CDS encoding response regulator transcription factor, whose product MRLLLVEDDPAFFEPLAADLRGAGYIVDTATDGAQGEFLGATEPYDAAILDLGLPKLAGLEVLKCWRDAGNHMPVIVLTARDAWHEKVDGFKAGADDYVCKPFHPQELLARLQAVLKRVHHFNQAKLKVFGVELDEDEQTAMVAGGEAQPLTAIEFRLLRYLMLNAGKVLSKAQLGEHVYSESAEPDSNVLEVYVKRLRKIVGNDLIHTRRGQGYLFGLKP is encoded by the coding sequence ATGCGCTTGCTACTGGTCGAAGACGACCCGGCCTTCTTCGAACCGTTGGCCGCCGACTTGCGTGGTGCCGGCTATATCGTCGACACCGCAACCGACGGCGCGCAGGGCGAGTTTCTGGGAGCGACCGAACCCTACGATGCCGCGATTCTCGACCTGGGCCTGCCCAAACTGGCCGGCCTGGAGGTGCTGAAATGTTGGCGCGACGCCGGCAACCACATGCCGGTCATCGTCCTGACCGCCCGCGATGCCTGGCACGAAAAAGTCGACGGCTTTAAAGCCGGCGCCGACGACTACGTTTGTAAGCCCTTCCACCCTCAAGAATTGCTGGCCCGCCTGCAGGCGGTGTTGAAGCGGGTACACCACTTCAACCAGGCCAAATTAAAGGTGTTCGGCGTCGAACTCGACGAAGACGAACAAACCGCCATGGTTGCCGGTGGCGAGGCCCAGCCGCTGACCGCTATCGAATTCAGGCTGTTGCGCTATTTGATGCTGAATGCCGGCAAGGTGCTGAGCAAGGCGCAACTGGGCGAACACGTCTACAGCGAATCGGCCGAACCCGACAGCAACGTGCTGGAAGTCTACGTCAAACGCCTGCGCAAGATCGTCGGCAACGATTTAATCCACACCCGGCGCGGCCAGGGCTATCTGTTCGGTCTCAAGCCGTGA
- a CDS encoding response regulator, translating to MRLLLVEDDAILGDGLKAGLTLEGYAVDWLTDGAQADEALKLNHYDLIVLDLNLPRMDGMTVLKNLRRRKDSTPVLVLTARDGVAERVALLDSGADDFVAKPFDLAEICARLRALARRHEGHSLPLLEHKGVTVDPAAHQVFYHGQPVDLAQKEFEVLSYLISHVGQVISRARLEEALYAWGSEVESNAVEVHIHHLRKKLDTNLIRTIRGVGYIIDDN from the coding sequence ATGCGATTGTTGTTGGTAGAAGACGATGCCATTTTAGGCGACGGCCTGAAGGCCGGCTTGACGTTGGAAGGTTACGCAGTGGATTGGCTGACCGACGGCGCTCAGGCCGACGAGGCATTGAAACTGAACCATTACGATCTGATCGTATTGGATCTTAACCTGCCGCGGATGGACGGCATGACGGTTTTGAAAAACCTGCGCCGGCGGAAGGACAGCACGCCGGTACTGGTGTTGACCGCCCGCGACGGCGTTGCCGAACGGGTGGCTTTGCTGGATAGCGGCGCCGACGATTTCGTCGCCAAGCCGTTCGACTTGGCCGAGATTTGCGCCCGCTTGCGCGCGCTGGCCCGCCGCCACGAGGGCCACAGCCTGCCGCTGCTGGAGCACAAAGGCGTCACCGTCGATCCGGCCGCGCACCAGGTGTTTTACCACGGCCAGCCGGTCGATCTGGCGCAAAAGGAATTCGAGGTGCTCAGTTATCTGATCAGCCACGTCGGCCAGGTGATTTCCCGCGCCCGTCTGGAAGAAGCGCTATACGCTTGGGGTTCCGAGGTGGAAAGTAACGCGGTCGAAGTGCATATCCATCATTTGCGGAAAAAACTCGACACCAACTTGATTCGGACCATCCGCGGCGTCGGTTACATCATCGACGACAACTGA
- a CDS encoding (2Fe-2S)-binding protein has protein sequence MNATKPDTDNDLICYCSGTTSQQIKRLLDDGITDPERISRITGAASGCGGCEYEFQQLIAEHNQAA, from the coding sequence ATGAATGCTACAAAACCTGATACCGACAACGACTTAATCTGCTACTGCAGCGGCACCACCTCGCAGCAAATCAAACGACTGCTCGACGACGGCATTACCGACCCGGAGCGCATCTCCCGCATCACCGGCGCCGCGTCCGGTTGCGGCGGCTGCGAGTACGAATTTCAACAATTGATCGCCGAACATAACCAAGCAGCCTGA
- the aroG gene encoding 3-deoxy-7-phosphoheptulonate synthase AroG — MSTNYNTDDLRICETKDVVAPIQVHEEIPMTEFAAANILKTRAAIHNILTGEDDRLLVIIGPCSIHDPQAAVEYAQRLKREMDALQNDLVIVMRVYFEKPRTTVGWKGLINDPDLNASFNINKGLRLARQVLLDVNNLGVPAATEYLDLITPQYVSDLISWGAIGARTTESQVHRELASGLSCPVGFKNATDGGIKIAIDAINAAMSPHHFLSLTKEGRSAIFSTRGNEDAHIILRGGNNRPNYDEVSVEQVAEGLVAAGLRPNIMIDFSHANSSKKYERQMLVGQDVADQIRGGDKRIIGAMVESHLVGGRQDVEEGKPLVYGQSITDACLCWEDSAELLHHLAGAVQRRRTAHTHKV, encoded by the coding sequence ATGTCTACCAACTATAACACCGATGATTTGAGAATTTGCGAAACCAAGGACGTGGTGGCGCCGATTCAGGTTCATGAAGAAATTCCGATGACGGAATTCGCGGCAGCCAATATTCTGAAAACGCGGGCGGCAATTCATAACATTCTGACGGGTGAAGACGACAGGCTGCTGGTCATCATCGGGCCCTGCTCGATCCACGATCCACAGGCCGCAGTCGAATACGCACAACGTTTGAAACGGGAAATGGATGCACTGCAAAACGATTTGGTCATCGTCATGCGGGTTTATTTCGAAAAACCGCGTACCACGGTCGGCTGGAAAGGCTTGATCAACGACCCCGATCTGAATGCCAGTTTCAACATCAACAAGGGCTTGCGCCTGGCGCGCCAGGTATTGCTGGACGTCAATAATCTGGGCGTACCGGCTGCAACCGAATACCTGGACTTGATCACGCCGCAATACGTGTCCGACCTGATTTCCTGGGGCGCGATCGGCGCCCGCACCACCGAGAGCCAGGTGCACCGCGAATTGGCATCCGGTTTGTCCTGCCCGGTCGGCTTCAAAAACGCGACCGACGGCGGCATCAAAATCGCGATCGATGCCATCAATGCGGCGATGAGCCCGCACCACTTTCTGTCTTTGACCAAGGAAGGCCGCTCGGCGATTTTCTCTACCCGCGGCAACGAGGATGCCCACATCATTCTGCGCGGCGGCAACAATCGGCCGAATTACGACGAAGTCAGCGTCGAGCAGGTCGCGGAAGGTTTGGTCGCGGCGGGATTGCGGCCGAATATCATGATCGACTTCAGCCACGCCAACAGCTCGAAAAAATACGAACGGCAAATGTTGGTGGGCCAAGATGTGGCCGACCAAATCCGCGGCGGCGACAAACGCATTATCGGCGCGATGGTGGAAAGCCATCTGGTCGGCGGCCGCCAGGACGTCGAAGAAGGCAAGCCGCTGGTTTACGGTCAGAGCATCACCGATGCCTGCCTATGCTGGGAGGACAGCGCCGAATTGTTACATCATCTGGCCGGTGCCGTGCAACGCCGCCGCACCGCCCATACACACAAGGTTTGA
- a CDS encoding HupE/UreJ family protein, with protein MAKIRQMPALAGIRVWLALALALLSGVAAAHAPGLSSIELALQADRVVAKMTFALQDIEAFSPMDTDLDAEVSAAEREAAKPAVAKLLAEQTRVNIDGVDVQPTEPGIVNYDDQNNAHVEFSYQPTPKRQFSVQSKFLAWLQDGHQQHLTVRDAAGNQVAEKMLRRDDDQLQANVGEAGGAEAGSDHTSSTFSDFFELGVEHILTGYDHLLFLFALLAVTHSFWPAIKIVTFFTIAHSITLACAGLNLVDLPSSFVEPFIAATIVYVAVENLVRGEHPKGRQWLTFGFGLIHGFGFASVLRELDISSGDSGILLPLLSFNLGIEAGQIAVASIVLPLIWWLNNKPYADKFLKGCSALVCLVGAYWFIERTLL; from the coding sequence ATGGCTAAAATCAGGCAAATGCCGGCCTTAGCCGGCATCAGGGTTTGGCTGGCGTTAGCTTTGGCGTTGCTTTCCGGCGTCGCTGCGGCACACGCACCGGGGCTGAGCTCGATCGAACTGGCGTTGCAAGCCGACCGCGTCGTCGCCAAAATGACCTTCGCCTTGCAGGACATCGAAGCCTTCTCGCCGATGGATACCGACCTGGATGCCGAGGTCAGCGCCGCCGAACGCGAGGCGGCTAAGCCCGCAGTAGCAAAACTGTTGGCCGAGCAGACCCGCGTCAATATTGACGGCGTCGATGTGCAGCCGACCGAACCGGGAATCGTGAATTACGACGACCAAAACAATGCCCATGTCGAATTCAGTTACCAGCCGACGCCTAAACGGCAATTTTCGGTGCAATCCAAGTTTTTGGCCTGGCTGCAGGACGGCCACCAACAGCATTTGACCGTGCGCGACGCCGCCGGCAACCAGGTTGCCGAGAAAATGCTGCGCCGCGACGACGACCAATTGCAAGCGAACGTCGGCGAAGCCGGTGGAGCGGAGGCTGGCTCAGACCACACCAGTTCGACTTTTTCGGACTTTTTCGAGCTGGGCGTCGAACATATCCTGACCGGTTACGACCACCTGCTGTTTCTGTTCGCGCTGCTGGCGGTGACCCACAGCTTCTGGCCGGCGATCAAAATCGTCACTTTTTTCACGATAGCCCATTCCATCACGCTGGCCTGCGCCGGTTTGAATCTGGTCGATTTGCCGAGCAGTTTCGTCGAACCGTTCATTGCCGCGACGATTGTGTATGTCGCCGTCGAAAACCTGGTGCGCGGCGAGCACCCGAAAGGCCGGCAATGGCTGACCTTCGGATTCGGTTTGATCCACGGCTTCGGCTTCGCCAGCGTGTTGCGCGAGCTGGATATCAGCTCCGGCGATAGCGGCATTTTGCTGCCGTTGCTGTCGTTCAATCTCGGCATCGAAGCCGGCCAAATCGCGGTCGCGTCTATCGTATTGCCGCTGATTTGGTGGCTGAACAACAAGCCTTACGCCGACAAGTTTTTAAAGGGCTGCTCGGCGCTGGTTTGCCTGGTGGGCGCATACTGGTTTATCGAGCGCACGCTGTTGTAA
- a CDS encoding copper resistance CopC family protein yields the protein MILRIQEVVMPKLDITTIIKPGLLALALLSPLPAFAHAILVKSQPAKDETLTESPKQIDLWFNDAVRSEYKALAVIDSTGKRVDNHDVEQSLTNGANIHATVPTLAPGVYTVRYRVVSEDTHIVTGKFEFTIKP from the coding sequence ATGATTTTACGCATTCAAGAGGTGGTCATGCCCAAGTTAGACATAACAACAATAATAAAACCCGGCTTGCTGGCGCTTGCGCTGTTGAGTCCGCTACCGGCCTTTGCCCACGCGATTCTGGTGAAGTCGCAACCGGCCAAGGACGAGACGCTGACCGAGTCGCCGAAACAAATCGATTTGTGGTTCAACGACGCGGTGCGTAGCGAGTACAAGGCGCTGGCCGTAATCGACAGCACCGGCAAGCGGGTCGACAACCACGACGTCGAGCAAAGCCTGACCAACGGCGCCAATATCCACGCCACCGTGCCGACGCTGGCGCCCGGCGTCTATACCGTGCGTTACCGCGTGGTGTCCGAAGATACCCATATCGTCACCGGCAAATTCGAATTCACCATCAAACCTTAA